The Streptomyces cynarae genome contains a region encoding:
- the nsdA gene encoding transcriptional repressor NsdA: MGGSDGSAANADKRPNELLASWFVRSGWSKGELARQVNRRARQLGANHISTDTSRVRRWLDGENPREPIPRILSELFSERFGCVVAVEDLGLRPAHQSPSVSGIDLPWTGPQTVAMISEFSRSDLMLARRGFLGTSLALSAGPSLIEPVQRWLVPSPASLREGTPPASPSGRARGRLSQPELDLLETTTVMFRKWDAQCGGGLRRKAVVGQLHEVTDLLQEPQPEATARRLFKVAAELAELAGWMSYDVGLQPTAQKYFVLALHAAKEAGDKPLGSYILSSMSRQMIHLGRPEDALELIHLAQYGSRDCASPRTQAMLYAMEARAYANMGQPGRCKRAVRMAEDTFADAEDWDEPDPDWIRFFSEAELYAENSHSFRDLAYVAGRSPTYASLAEPLMRKAVDRFAEDGEHQRSYALNLIGMATVHLLQREPEQSAVLTKRALEVAKKVRSERVNTRIRKTVDTAVRDFGDLREIVELTDHLATHLPETAEAV, encoded by the coding sequence GTGGGCGGCAGTGACGGAAGCGCAGCGAACGCTGACAAGCGCCCCAATGAGCTGCTCGCCTCGTGGTTCGTGCGCAGCGGCTGGTCCAAGGGCGAGCTGGCGCGTCAAGTGAACCGCCGGGCACGCCAGTTGGGAGCGAACCACATCTCCACGGACACCTCCCGGGTGCGCCGCTGGCTCGACGGGGAGAACCCGCGCGAGCCGATCCCGCGCATCCTGTCGGAGCTGTTCTCCGAGCGCTTCGGCTGTGTCGTCGCCGTCGAGGACCTCGGACTGCGCCCCGCCCACCAGTCACCCTCGGTGTCCGGGATCGACCTGCCCTGGACGGGCCCGCAGACCGTGGCCATGATCAGCGAGTTCTCGCGCAGCGACCTGATGCTGGCGCGGCGCGGCTTCCTCGGAACCTCGCTGGCCCTGTCCGCTGGCCCGTCCCTCATCGAGCCCGTGCAGCGCTGGCTGGTGCCGAGCCCCGCCTCCCTGCGCGAGGGCACCCCGCCCGCCTCGCCGTCCGGGCGCGCCCGCGGCCGGCTCTCCCAGCCCGAGCTGGACCTCCTCGAGACCACCACGGTGATGTTCCGCAAGTGGGACGCCCAGTGCGGCGGCGGACTGCGCCGCAAGGCGGTCGTCGGCCAGCTGCACGAGGTGACCGACCTGCTACAGGAACCGCAGCCCGAGGCCACCGCCAGGCGCCTGTTCAAGGTCGCAGCCGAGCTGGCCGAACTGGCCGGCTGGATGAGCTACGACGTGGGACTGCAGCCCACCGCGCAGAAGTACTTCGTGCTCGCCCTGCACGCCGCCAAGGAGGCGGGCGACAAGCCGCTCGGCTCGTACATCCTCTCCAGCATGAGCCGCCAGATGATCCACCTGGGCCGGCCCGAGGACGCCCTGGAGCTCATCCACCTCGCCCAGTACGGCAGCCGTGACTGTGCGAGCCCGCGCACCCAGGCGATGCTGTATGCGATGGAGGCCCGCGCCTACGCCAACATGGGGCAGCCCGGCAGGTGCAAGCGTGCCGTCCGGATGGCCGAGGACACCTTCGCCGACGCCGAGGACTGGGACGAGCCGGACCCCGACTGGATCCGCTTCTTCTCCGAGGCCGAGCTGTACGCGGAGAACTCCCACTCCTTCCGTGACCTCGCCTATGTCGCGGGCCGCAGCCCCACCTACGCCTCCCTCGCCGAGCCCCTGATGCGGAAGGCCGTCGACCGGTTCGCGGAGGACGGCGAGCATCAGCGGTCGTACGCGCTCAACCTGATCGGCATGGCCACCGTGCATCTTCTCCAGCGCGAGCCCGAGCAGAGCGCGGTGCTCACCAAGCGGGCCCTGGAGGTCGCCAAAAAGGTGCGCTCGGAACGTGTCAACACTCGTATTCGAAAAACCGTCGACACGGCTGTACGCGATTTCGGTGATCTCAGGGAGATCGTCGAACTCACCGACCACCTCGCCACCCACCTGCCCGAGACCGCCGAAGCGGTCTGA
- a CDS encoding ammonium transporter: MAPAAIMLAADTPKLSSANTGFMLIASALVLIMTPGLAFFYGGMVRVKSTLNMLMMSFISMGIVTILWVLYGFSLAFGTNNSFIGWDSDWFGLRKIGLTELWPGYTIPIFVFMVFQMMFAIITPALISGALADRVKFSAWSLFIALWLTLVYVPVAHWVWGSDGWAFKLGVIDFAGGTAVHINAGAAALGVILVIGKRVGFKRDPMRPHSLPLVMLGAGLLWFGWFGFNAGSWLGNDDGVGALMFVNTQVATAAAMLAWLAYEKIRHGAFTTLGAASGAVAGLVAITPSGGAVSPLGAIAVGAIAGVACAAAVGLKFKFGYDDSLDVVGVHMVGGIIGSLLIGFFATGKGQSTATGVFYGDHSFTQLWKQCAGVGAVLAYSLIVSAVLAFLLDKTIGMRVTEDEEVSGIDQAEHAETAYDFSGAGGGVTGTVASALAATETRKVDA, translated from the coding sequence ATGGCACCAGCCGCCATCATGCTTGCGGCGGACACACCCAAGCTGTCGTCCGCCAACACAGGTTTCATGCTCATCGCTTCCGCCCTGGTGCTGATCATGACCCCGGGCCTGGCCTTCTTCTACGGAGGCATGGTCCGCGTCAAGAGCACCCTCAACATGCTGATGATGAGCTTCATCAGCATGGGCATCGTCACCATTCTGTGGGTGCTCTACGGCTTCTCCCTCGCCTTCGGCACGAACAACAGTTTCATCGGTTGGGACTCCGACTGGTTCGGCCTCCGCAAGATCGGCCTGACGGAGCTCTGGCCCGGGTACACGATCCCGATCTTCGTGTTCATGGTCTTCCAGATGATGTTCGCGATCATCACGCCGGCCCTGATAAGCGGCGCCCTCGCGGACCGTGTGAAGTTCTCGGCCTGGTCGCTCTTCATCGCGCTGTGGCTCACGCTCGTCTACGTCCCGGTCGCCCACTGGGTCTGGGGCTCCGACGGCTGGGCCTTCAAGCTCGGTGTGATCGACTTCGCCGGCGGTACCGCGGTCCACATCAACGCCGGTGCGGCGGCGCTCGGCGTGATCCTCGTCATCGGCAAGCGCGTCGGCTTCAAGAGGGACCCGATGCGTCCGCACAGCCTTCCGCTGGTCATGCTCGGCGCGGGTCTGCTGTGGTTCGGCTGGTTCGGCTTCAACGCGGGCTCCTGGCTCGGCAACGACGACGGCGTCGGCGCGCTGATGTTCGTCAACACGCAGGTCGCGACGGCCGCCGCCATGCTGGCCTGGCTCGCCTACGAGAAGATCCGCCACGGCGCGTTCACCACGCTGGGAGCCGCCTCCGGCGCGGTCGCCGGTCTGGTCGCGATCACCCCGTCCGGTGGTGCGGTCTCCCCGCTCGGCGCGATCGCCGTCGGCGCCATCGCCGGTGTCGCCTGCGCCGCGGCCGTGGGCCTGAAGTTCAAGTTCGGCTACGACGACTCCCTCGACGTCGTCGGCGTCCACATGGTCGGCGGCATCATCGGCTCCCTGCTGATCGGCTTCTTCGCCACCGGCAAGGGCCAGTCCACCGCCACGGGCGTCTTCTACGGGGACCACAGCTTCACCCAGCTGTGGAAGCAGTGCGCCGGCGTCGGCGCGGTCCTCGCCTACTCCCTGATCGTCTCCGCGGTCCTCGCCTTCCTCCTCGACAAGACCATCGGCATGCGGGTCACCGAGGACGAGGAGGTCTCGGGCATCGACCAGGCCGAGCACGCCGAGACCGCGTACGACTTCAGCGGCGCGGGTGGCGGTGTCACCGGGACCGTCGCCTCGGCCCTGGCCGCCACGGAGACCAGGAAGGTGGACGCATGA
- a CDS encoding P-II family nitrogen regulator, whose amino-acid sequence MRLITAVVKPHRLDEIKEALQAFGVHGLTVTEASGYGRQRGHTEVYRGAEYTVDLVPKIRIEVLAEDDDAEQLIEVIVKAARTGKIGDGKVWSIPVETAVRVRTGERGPDAL is encoded by the coding sequence ATGAGGCTCATCACCGCCGTCGTCAAGCCGCACCGGCTCGACGAGATCAAGGAGGCCCTCCAGGCCTTCGGGGTCCACGGACTGACGGTCACGGAAGCGAGCGGCTACGGTCGGCAGCGGGGACACACCGAGGTCTACCGCGGCGCCGAGTACACGGTCGACCTGGTACCCAAGATCCGTATCGAGGTGCTGGCCGAGGACGACGACGCCGAACAGCTCATCGAGGTCATCGTCAAGGCGGCCCGCACCGGCAAGATCGGTGACGGCAAGGTCTGGTCCATCCCGGTCGAGACGGCCGTACGGGTCCGGACCGGCGAGCGCGGACCCGACGCGCTCTAG